A stretch of DNA from Desulfosarcina ovata subsp. ovata:
CAGGCAGGACCAACCCATCCTCTTGCCAGCTTACGATCCGAACCGCTGGGTTACTCCAGGACAAAGGCGGCGCGCCGGTTTTTGGTCCACGCCTCTTCGTTATGGGCCGGGTCAACGGGTTTTTCCTCACCATAGCTGATGGTGGTCAGGCGGGCTGCAGGAATACCCAGATTAATGAGAAACGATCTGGCACTATCGGCACGGCGTTCTCCCAGCGCCAGGTTGTAGGCGTTGGTACCCCGCTCATCGCAATGGCCTTCAATCACCACACTGGCATCCGAATTGGTACGCAGCCACATCGCTTTTTCCTTCAACACATCCTGTGCGGTCATGCTGAGTACCGCCGAGTCGAAGTCAAAGTAGACATTCTCGTCGAGGAAACGGTTTTTGGCCATCATCAAGTCACGCTCCATGGCCTCAGCCTTCAGTTTCGCGGCCCGTTCGGCAGCCAGACGTTCCTCTTCCAATGCCCGCTGTTTTTCCAGCTCGGCCTGGCGGGCCGCCTCGTCTTCGGCGCTCGTGTCAACGGCCGGTTCGGCAACAACCGCTTTCTTGGCACAGGATACGCTGAATAGCATGGCAGGAATAATGAGCAACATCGCCAGGATGATCCATTTTCTTTTCATCTTTTTCTCCTCCTTTGTTCAATACCGGTACGGTTTCATGGGTTTAGGATATTCGGAGACCACTTGGGATTGGTCTGCTCACCGGGCAAAGTGAGCAAACGTCGCTGGTCGGTTCCATAAGCGGTCATCACGTAAATCCTGCTTTTCCCCTCACGCGTTGAACCGAAAGCAATCAGGCTGCCGTCGGGGGACCATGTCGGTGCCTCGTTGCTTCCCTGATTCTCTGTAAGCTGGGTCGGTTCGCCACCTTCGGGGTTTATGGCAAAAATATCGAGGACACCACTTCTCATGGCAGAATATGCGATCTTGTCTCCTGAAGGAGACCAGCTCGGCTGGGTATTGTAGCGACCCTCGAAGGTCAATCGCTGCACCCTTCCGGAAACGGTATCATAAATGTAAATCTGTGGATTGCCGGATCGCCTGGATACAAACGCCATGCGCTTGCCATCGGGGGACCATGTTGGCTCGACGTCGATCCCCTCCATATTTGTCAATCTTTTAATCACTTTCCCATTTCCGGTCAACAAATAAATTTCCTGATCACCGGAAAAAGATAGGCTGGCAGCCAGTTCGAACGAACCGGGAACCCACGCCGGCGTCATCTGCAGTTTGGGTTTCCGTATCTTGGCAATCCGTTTTTCACGGACATGCCGGATGTAGATGCGCGGTTTTTTCTCCGCATAGGTGGTATAGGCGATCCAGCTCCCGTCGGATGACCAGTCGGGAAACAGGGAAATGCTCCGATGATGGGTGAACGGGGTGATGTTGCGACCGTCGAAATCGCATAGGTAGATCTCCTTGTTGCCGGAGCCGTTGGAAACGAAAGCCAGCTTTGAATCAAAGAAGCCATGGCTTCCGAAAATGGTGTACACCACCTCACTGCAAAACCTCCGTGCCACCCGTTGGTGGTCGTCGATGGCTCCCCGATAGCGTTTGCCGAGCAGCATCTTCTCCTTGACCGTATCGAAGAGACGCAGCTCGAACTCAGCATCGCCATCACTGACTGCCACCTTGCCGGTCACCAGCAGTTCGGCACCGATCGCCGTCCAATTGCGATAGCGGATGCCCGATCCGGTGATGTTCATGGTTTGGGGGTTCTCCAGAAACGCGCCTGGGTCGCTGATGGTGAAAT
This window harbors:
- the pal gene encoding peptidoglycan-associated lipoprotein Pal encodes the protein MKRKWIILAMLLIIPAMLFSVSCAKKAVVAEPAVDTSAEDEAARQAELEKQRALEEERLAAERAAKLKAEAMERDLMMAKNRFLDENVYFDFDSAVLSMTAQDVLKEKAMWLRTNSDASVVIEGHCDERGTNAYNLALGERRADSARSFLINLGIPAARLTTISYGEEKPVDPAHNEEAWTKNRRAAFVLE
- the tolB gene encoding Tol-Pal system beta propeller repeat protein TolB, which produces MMIQHRLCAMLVVMVLMLLPQPAAAASYNYIDISNPFLRKTPIAVPTFQTDGQDSTAAPVARQASQLISYYLDFTGYFTISDPGAFLENPQTMNITGSGIRYRNWTAIGAELLVTGKVAVSDGDAEFELRLFDTVKEKMLLGKRYRGAIDDHQRVARRFCSEVVYTIFGSHGFFDSKLAFVSNGSGNKEIYLCDFDGRNITPFTHHRSISLFPDWSSDGSWIAYTTYAEKKPRIYIRHVREKRIAKIRKPKLQMTPAWVPGSFELAASLSFSGDQEIYLLTGNGKVIKRLTNMEGIDVEPTWSPDGKRMAFVSRRSGNPQIYIYDTVSGRVQRLTFEGRYNTQPSWSPSGDKIAYSAMRSGVLDIFAINPEGGEPTQLTENQGSNEAPTWSPDGSLIAFGSTREGKSRIYVMTAYGTDQRRLLTLPGEQTNPKWSPNILNP